One segment of Vagococcus martis DNA contains the following:
- the galT gene encoding UDP-glucose--hexose-1-phosphate uridylyltransferase — translation MTNQLIKTFVSYAISTGLWNELDRVYLTNKVLYLIGLDDYEDESEIEGTLPIEIVEKLVEIAINSGKIKSTAHEKDVLIGQLMDIVTPSPKEVNQQFNKNYETSPEKATDYLYQLCKDNDYIKTQAIAKNIEFPYESEYGTLNITINLSKPEKDPEDIKKAAAMKTANYPKCMLCIENEGFSGRIGYPNRFNHRVIRFNLCDEPWAFQYSPYAYYNEHSIFFSAVHRPMSINKETFTRLVHVLDFFPHYFVGSNADLPIVGGSILSHDHYQGGRFHFPIESSPIDTSYDILSFPNVSVSTVKWPMSVIRLTSESKEDIIDAADYILKKWRNYSDLSLEIKAFSDDGTPHHTITPIARRKNGNYEMDLVLRDNNVSDKYPDGIFHPHPEYHHIKKENVGLIEVMGLAILPPRLKEEMEDVKKFLLNQEHNMIDYHKEWAEKIKSTQDITEKNVDEKIEEAIGEVFLHVLEDAGVYKRTQEGQDGFKRFMSTL, via the coding sequence ATGACAAATCAATTGATTAAAACATTTGTTTCATATGCCATATCAACAGGTCTTTGGAACGAACTAGATAGAGTGTATTTAACTAACAAAGTACTATATCTCATTGGATTAGATGATTATGAAGATGAATCAGAAATTGAAGGAACACTCCCCATAGAGATTGTCGAAAAACTGGTAGAGATAGCTATTAATTCAGGGAAAATTAAATCAACTGCTCATGAAAAAGATGTGCTAATTGGTCAGCTGATGGATATTGTGACACCAAGTCCAAAAGAAGTGAATCAACAGTTCAATAAAAACTATGAAACATCACCTGAAAAAGCAACAGATTACTTATACCAACTCTGTAAAGATAATGATTACATTAAGACGCAAGCAATTGCAAAAAATATTGAGTTTCCCTATGAAAGTGAGTACGGCACATTAAATATCACAATTAATTTATCAAAACCGGAAAAAGATCCTGAAGACATAAAAAAAGCAGCTGCTATGAAGACAGCTAATTATCCAAAGTGCATGCTGTGTATTGAAAATGAAGGATTCTCAGGACGGATTGGTTACCCAAATCGATTTAATCATCGAGTGATTCGATTTAATTTATGTGATGAGCCATGGGCATTTCAGTATTCGCCTTATGCTTATTACAATGAACATAGTATCTTTTTTTCAGCTGTTCATAGACCAATGTCTATTAATAAAGAAACCTTTACAAGATTAGTTCATGTATTGGATTTCTTTCCACATTATTTTGTTGGATCAAATGCTGATTTACCAATTGTTGGTGGCTCTATTTTATCTCATGATCATTATCAAGGGGGACGTTTTCATTTTCCAATCGAAAGTTCACCAATTGACACAAGTTATGATATACTAAGTTTTCCCAATGTATCAGTCAGTACGGTTAAATGGCCAATGTCTGTTATCCGTTTAACTAGTGAGAGTAAAGAGGATATTATTGATGCAGCAGATTATATATTAAAAAAATGGCGAAACTATTCAGACCTGTCATTAGAAATAAAGGCATTTAGTGATGATGGGACACCACATCATACCATTACACCCATCGCAAGAAGAAAAAATGGAAACTACGAAATGGACTTAGTGTTGCGAGATAATAATGTTTCAGATAAATACCCTGATGGCATATTCCATCCTCATCCAGAATACCATCATATAAAAAAAGAAAATGTAGGTTTAATCGAAGTGATGGGCTTAGCTATTTTACCACCACGTTTAAAAGAAGAGATGGAAGATGTGAAAAAGTTTTTATTAAACCAGGAACATAATATGATAGATTACCATAAAGAATGGGCTGAAAAAATAAAATCAACACAAGACATTACCGAAAAAAATGTTGATGAAAAAATAGAAGAAGCTATCGGCGAAGTTTTCTTACATGTGTTAGAAGATGCTGGGGTATATAAACGAACGCAAGAAGGTCAAGATGGCTTTAAGCGATTTATGTCAACGTTATAA
- the galE gene encoding UDP-glucose 4-epimerase GalE has protein sequence MKKVLVLGGAGYIGSHAVAHLIESGRDVVVVDNLLTGHIEAVHSDATFYEGDIRDKEFLSHVFEQEKIEQVVHFAASSLVGESVENPLKYFNNNVYGMLTLLEVMHEFDVKEIVFSSTAATYGEPEETPISETAPTNPKNPYGESKLMMEKMMKWCDNAYDMKYVSLRYFNVAGAMPDATIGEAHQPETHLLPIILQVVLHQRDKLHIFGDDYPTPDGTCIRDYVHVLDLVDAHILALDYLEKNEESQIINLGSSHGFSVKELLDEAIRVTGQDIKYDVSPRRAGDPAILVASNDKAKKVLGWNPVHTDIETIISTAWKWHSTHPNGYEKEVR, from the coding sequence ATGAAAAAAGTACTCGTTTTAGGAGGAGCAGGATATATTGGCTCTCATGCCGTTGCACATCTAATTGAGAGCGGTCGTGATGTTGTAGTGGTAGATAATTTATTGACGGGACATATTGAAGCCGTACATTCAGATGCTACTTTTTACGAAGGGGATATTCGAGATAAAGAGTTTTTATCTCATGTTTTTGAACAAGAAAAGATAGAGCAAGTCGTTCATTTTGCGGCAAGTTCTTTGGTGGGAGAGTCAGTAGAAAACCCATTGAAATATTTTAATAATAACGTGTATGGCATGCTAACTTTACTTGAAGTGATGCATGAGTTTGATGTGAAAGAGATTGTCTTCTCCTCAACTGCCGCAACTTATGGTGAGCCTGAAGAAACACCAATTAGTGAAACAGCACCAACAAATCCTAAAAATCCGTATGGTGAAAGTAAGTTAATGATGGAAAAAATGATGAAGTGGTGTGACAATGCTTATGACATGAAATATGTGTCACTGAGATATTTTAATGTGGCTGGCGCAATGCCTGATGCGACAATCGGAGAAGCACATCAACCTGAAACACATTTATTACCTATTATTTTACAAGTAGTACTTCACCAACGTGATAAATTACATATTTTTGGAGATGATTACCCAACACCAGATGGCACTTGTATCAGAGATTATGTACACGTATTGGATTTAGTTGATGCACATATTTTAGCACTTGATTATTTGGAAAAAAATGAAGAAAGTCAAATTATCAATTTAGGAAGTAGTCATGGATTTTCGGTGAAAGAGTTATTAGATGAAGCGATTCGAGTGACCGGACAAGACATAAAATATGATGTATCGCCAAGACGAGCTGGCGACCCAGCTATATTAGTTGCGTCAAACGACAAGGCCAAAAAAGTGCTAGGATGGAATCCAGTTCACACTGATATTGAAACGATTATCTCAACTGCATGGAAGTGGCATAGTACTCATCCAAATGGTTATGAAAAAGAGGTCAGATAA
- a CDS encoding galactokinase, whose protein sequence is MLTTLRQAFLDVFKEKNDSEYFSPGRINLIGEHTDYNGGNVFPAAITIGTYGLVRRRDDELIRFYSMNFPDVGVKDIKLSELEYKEEDAWTNYPKGVIYLLKQSGYDIRHGFDILFYGTIPNGAGLSSSASIELLTGLIISDECGLNIPRVDLVKLGQKVENHYIGVNSGIMDQFAIGMGEENHAILLNTNTLDYELVPAVFGEYVIMIMNTNKRRELADSKYNERRSECEDALKQLQKHVDVKTLCDLSVAEFNENSQYLDNETVRKRAKHAITENERTLEAKKALTDGDLETFGKLLNASHESLKNDYDVTGIELDTLVDYAQKQPGVLGARMTGAGFGGFAIALVNKNNVDSFKEVVGNGYKEKIGYAADFYEASIGDGTRKLS, encoded by the coding sequence ATGTTAACGACATTAAGACAAGCTTTTTTAGACGTATTCAAAGAAAAAAATGATTCAGAATATTTTTCTCCAGGAAGAATTAATTTAATAGGTGAACACACAGATTATAATGGTGGAAATGTATTTCCGGCAGCAATTACGATTGGAACTTATGGATTAGTTAGAAGACGTGATGATGAGTTAATTCGTTTTTATTCGATGAATTTTCCGGATGTTGGCGTGAAAGATATCAAACTTTCAGAACTTGAATATAAAGAAGAGGATGCCTGGACAAATTATCCTAAGGGAGTTATTTATTTACTAAAACAATCTGGTTATGATATTCGTCATGGATTTGATATTTTATTTTATGGAACAATTCCAAACGGGGCAGGTTTATCATCATCAGCTTCGATTGAATTATTAACAGGATTGATCATTTCTGATGAGTGTGGGTTAAATATTCCAAGAGTTGATCTAGTAAAACTGGGCCAAAAAGTTGAAAATCATTATATCGGGGTAAATTCTGGTATCATGGATCAATTTGCAATTGGTATGGGGGAAGAAAACCACGCAATTTTATTAAATACTAATACACTAGACTATGAGTTAGTCCCAGCCGTATTTGGTGAGTATGTCATTATGATTATGAATACGAATAAACGTCGTGAGTTAGCAGATTCAAAATACAATGAACGACGCAGTGAATGTGAAGACGCGCTAAAACAATTACAAAAACATGTTGATGTAAAAACATTATGTGATTTAAGTGTGGCGGAGTTTAACGAAAATAGCCAATACCTAGATAATGAGACTGTCAGAAAACGTGCTAAACATGCTATCACTGAAAATGAACGCACACTTGAAGCGAAAAAAGCTCTAACAGATGGTGATTTAGAAACATTTGGTAAATTACTTAATGCATCACATGAATCACTAAAAAATGATTATGATGTGACAGGTATTGAACTAGATACATTAGTGGATTATGCTCAAAAACAACCAGGTGTGCTTGGTGCAAGAATGACGGGCGCTGGTTTTGGTGGCTTTGCGATTGCTTTAGTCAACAAGAACAATGTTGATTCTTTTAAAGAAGTTGTTGGAAATGGCTATAAAGAAAAAATCGGTTATGCCGCTGATTTTTATGAAGCATCTATTGGAGATGGAACAAGAAAATTATCGTAG
- the galE gene encoding UDP-glucose 4-epimerase GalE, protein MAKVLVLGGAGYIGSHAVKRLLDSGKEVVVVDNLLTGHKEAVDECATFYEGDIRDKDFLTEVFKKEDISQVVHFAASSLVGESVENPLKYFNNNVYGMQTLLEVMNEFGVKEIVFSSTAATYGEPDVTPITEETPTNPTNPYGEGKLMMEKMMKWCDNAYGIKYVSLRYFNVAGAMLDASIGEDHTPETHLLPIILQVALNQREKLMIFGDDYPTPDGTCIRDYVHVVDLVDAHILALNYLSTHDESQIINLGSSNGFSVKELLTEAIKVTGKDIPAEVAPRRAGDPSMLVASNEKAKTILGWNPQYTDVETIISSAWQWHQTHPHGYGE, encoded by the coding sequence ATGGCAAAAGTGTTAGTACTAGGTGGAGCAGGGTACATCGGCTCTCATGCAGTGAAACGATTATTGGATAGTGGCAAAGAAGTGGTTGTGGTTGATAATTTATTGACTGGACATAAAGAAGCAGTGGATGAATGCGCCACATTTTATGAAGGAGATATTCGTGATAAAGACTTTTTAACAGAAGTCTTTAAGAAAGAAGACATTTCGCAAGTGGTTCATTTTGCAGCCAGTTCACTTGTTGGAGAATCAGTTGAAAATCCACTAAAGTACTTTAATAATAATGTGTATGGCATGCAAACATTGCTTGAAGTGATGAACGAGTTTGGCGTAAAAGAAATTGTTTTTTCTTCAACCGCTGCGACTTATGGTGAACCAGATGTGACACCAATTACTGAAGAGACACCAACCAATCCAACGAATCCATATGGTGAAGGTAAACTCATGATGGAAAAAATGATGAAATGGTGTGATAATGCATATGGGATTAAATATGTATCATTGCGTTATTTCAATGTGGCAGGTGCGATGCTTGATGCGTCAATTGGTGAAGACCATACACCAGAAACTCATTTACTCCCAATCATTTTACAAGTTGCATTAAATCAACGGGAAAAATTAATGATTTTTGGTGATGATTATCCAACGCCAGATGGCACATGCATTCGTGATTATGTACATGTTGTTGACTTAGTTGATGCTCATATCTTGGCCTTAAACTATTTATCAACACATGATGAAAGCCAAATTATTAATCTTGGTAGCAGCAATGGTTTTTCAGTAAAAGAATTGCTGACTGAAGCCATCAAAGTAACTGGAAAAGATATACCTGCTGAAGTTGCACCAAGACGTGCGGGTGATCCGTCAATGTTAGTTGCTTCAAACGAAAAAGCGAAAACTATTTTAGGGTGGAATCCTCAATACACTGATGTGGAAACCATCATATCCAGTGCATGGCAGTGGCATCAAACCCATCCACATGGTTATGGAGAGTAA
- a CDS encoding PolC-type DNA polymerase III, giving the protein MSLSPVELYAQLVKQIALDDQLSNYPLLETGEVKKVTVHKKSRLWEFNLGFHHVLPMSHYQLLSTHLETAFKDIANTSLIVTSQDKEINDDLLADYWYQVLKDNEEMTNVVKNSLLQTPPFIEDQQIILLVENEGVEKYLSQKHLGYLSELYRRFGFPDFKFVVRIDDTKESDIQKAFEQRQQEQAEELQKQTAAAIEKNQQQKKKQETMELDGPIQLGRTIPSDEMITRMEDIIEEERRVTIEGYVFDKEIRELRSGRKLLIVKMTDYSSSFAVKKFSNNEKDVAVFEAIKPGGWLKARGSIQEDTFMRDLVMNCQDLVEVKKELRKDTAPEDEKRVELHVHTNMSTMDATNSATDIVAQAGKWGMPGIAITDHSGAQAYPDAYFAGQKHGVKVLFGVEANIVDDGVPIAYNPEHISLTDATYVVFDVETTGLSAVYDTIIELAAVKMHKGNIIDTFEQFIDPGHPLSQTTIHLTGITDDMVKGSKSEKEVLTLFEEFCRGSILVAHNASFDMGFLNTSYEKYDMPEAPNPVIDTLELSRLLHPELKSHRLNRLSKKYNINLEQHHRAIYDSEATGHLCWIFVKKAQEEFGVHYHDEFNQHIGEGDAYKRARPFHATILAQTQAGLKNLFKLISMSNVNYFYRVPRIPRSKLSEFREGLLVGSACSNGEIFEAMMQKGVEEAKKRAKFYDYIEVMPKQVYAPLIEAELVKNDEDLEDIMTNLVSIGDDLGKIVVATGNVHYLNKEDAIYRKILINSMGGANPLNRYELPDVHFLTTNEMLDAFSFLGEEKAKEIVVDNTRKIMDMCEDVVPVKQDLYTPKIEGSEDEITKLSYDEAHRLYGEELPEIVEKRIEKELKSINGNGFSVIYLISQKLVHKSLEDGYLVGSRGSVGSSFVATMTGITEVNPLPPHYLCPECQYSEFFEDGSYGSGFDLPEKDCPKCGAKLSKDGHDIPFETFLGFHGDKVPDIDLNFSGTYQPEAHNYTKVLFGEDYVFRAGTIGTVADKTAYGFVKGYERDNDLSFRGAEIDRLAKGSTGVKRTTGQHPGGIIVIPDYMDVYDFTPIQYPADDQDSEWRTTHFDFHSIHDNVLKLDILGHDDPTVIRMLQDLSGIDPKTIPADDPEVMKIFSGPQVLGVEPDQIYSKTGTLGIPEFGTKFVRGMLEQTKPTTFAELLQISGLSHGTDVWLGNAEELIRQGTTTLADVIGCRDDIMVYLMHAGLEDGLAFKIMESVRKGKGIPDEWQAEMRANNVPEWYIESCLKIKYMFPKAHAAAYVLMALRVAYFKVHHPIFYYAAYFSVRANDFDIVAMSQGKDAVKARMKEITDKGMDASTKEKNLLTVLEIANEMLERGFKFQMIDLYKSDAENFVIDGDTLIAPFRSVPSLGLNVAKQIVAAREEQDFLSKEDLSNRGKVSKTLIEYMTDNGVLKDLPDENQLSLFDML; this is encoded by the coding sequence ATGAGCCTTTCACCAGTAGAATTGTATGCTCAATTAGTAAAACAAATAGCATTAGATGACCAATTATCCAACTATCCTCTTTTAGAAACAGGTGAAGTGAAAAAAGTCACTGTACATAAAAAAAGTCGACTATGGGAGTTTAATTTAGGGTTTCATCATGTTTTACCAATGTCACATTATCAGCTTTTATCGACGCACTTAGAAACGGCATTTAAAGACATTGCTAATACATCTTTAATCGTAACGAGCCAAGATAAAGAGATAAATGATGATTTATTAGCTGATTATTGGTATCAAGTTTTAAAAGACAACGAAGAGATGACCAATGTTGTAAAAAATTCATTATTACAGACACCACCATTTATTGAAGACCAACAAATTATTTTGTTGGTTGAAAATGAAGGTGTAGAAAAGTATTTAAGTCAAAAACATTTAGGTTATTTGAGTGAATTATATAGACGTTTCGGATTTCCTGATTTTAAATTTGTGGTGCGAATTGATGACACCAAAGAGTCAGATATTCAAAAAGCGTTTGAGCAACGACAACAAGAGCAAGCAGAAGAGTTACAAAAACAAACGGCTGCAGCAATAGAAAAAAATCAGCAACAAAAGAAAAAACAAGAAACAATGGAGCTTGATGGTCCAATTCAACTTGGAAGAACAATACCAAGTGATGAAATGATTACACGAATGGAAGACATCATTGAAGAAGAAAGACGTGTCACCATTGAAGGGTATGTGTTTGATAAAGAAATTCGTGAGTTACGTTCTGGACGAAAACTATTAATTGTAAAAATGACAGACTATTCTTCATCGTTTGCTGTAAAGAAATTTTCGAATAACGAAAAAGATGTCGCAGTGTTTGAAGCGATTAAGCCAGGTGGTTGGTTAAAAGCGCGAGGAAGTATTCAAGAAGACACGTTTATGCGTGACTTAGTAATGAACTGCCAAGATTTAGTAGAGGTCAAAAAAGAGTTACGAAAAGATACAGCACCAGAAGATGAAAAACGGGTGGAGCTGCATGTCCATACGAATATGAGTACGATGGATGCGACAAATAGTGCGACAGATATTGTAGCTCAAGCAGGAAAATGGGGCATGCCAGGAATTGCAATTACCGACCATAGTGGTGCGCAAGCTTACCCAGATGCTTATTTTGCTGGACAAAAACATGGAGTAAAAGTGTTATTTGGTGTGGAGGCAAACATCGTGGATGATGGTGTGCCGATTGCATATAATCCAGAACACATAAGTTTAACAGATGCGACATATGTCGTATTTGACGTGGAAACAACGGGACTATCAGCAGTTTATGACACGATTATCGAGTTAGCTGCTGTAAAAATGCATAAAGGGAATATTATTGATACGTTTGAGCAGTTTATTGATCCTGGTCATCCATTATCTCAAACAACAATTCATCTGACGGGAATTACAGATGATATGGTAAAGGGGTCAAAATCTGAAAAAGAAGTCTTAACGCTTTTTGAAGAATTTTGTCGCGGTAGTATTTTAGTGGCACATAATGCTAGTTTTGATATGGGATTTTTGAATACTAGTTATGAAAAATATGATATGCCAGAAGCTCCTAATCCGGTCATTGATACATTAGAATTATCGAGATTATTACATCCTGAATTGAAATCACATCGGTTGAATCGTTTATCTAAAAAGTACAATATCAATTTAGAACAACATCACCGTGCGATTTATGACTCGGAAGCAACAGGTCATTTGTGTTGGATATTTGTCAAAAAAGCACAAGAAGAATTTGGCGTGCATTATCATGATGAGTTTAATCAACATATTGGTGAGGGAGACGCGTATAAGCGAGCACGTCCATTCCATGCGACGATTCTTGCCCAAACACAGGCAGGGTTGAAAAATTTATTTAAATTAATCTCTATGTCAAATGTCAATTATTTTTACCGTGTACCACGTATTCCACGCTCGAAGTTATCTGAATTTCGTGAAGGATTGTTAGTGGGTTCAGCATGTAGTAATGGTGAAATTTTTGAAGCGATGATGCAAAAAGGTGTCGAAGAAGCAAAAAAACGGGCCAAGTTTTATGACTATATCGAAGTCATGCCAAAACAAGTTTACGCACCATTGATTGAAGCAGAACTCGTTAAAAATGATGAAGATTTAGAAGACATCATGACTAACCTGGTTTCGATTGGAGACGATTTAGGTAAGATAGTGGTGGCAACAGGAAATGTCCATTACTTAAATAAAGAAGATGCAATCTACCGTAAAATTTTAATAAATTCTATGGGAGGAGCGAATCCTCTAAATCGCTATGAATTACCGGACGTACACTTTTTAACAACGAATGAAATGTTGGATGCCTTTAGTTTTCTTGGTGAAGAAAAAGCCAAAGAAATTGTGGTAGACAACACACGAAAAATTATGGATATGTGTGAAGATGTTGTGCCTGTCAAACAAGATTTATATACACCAAAAATTGAAGGATCAGAAGATGAGATTACCAAATTAAGTTATGATGAAGCACATCGACTTTACGGTGAGGAGTTGCCAGAAATCGTTGAGAAACGAATTGAAAAAGAGCTAAAAAGTATTAATGGGAATGGTTTCTCCGTTATTTACTTAATCTCTCAAAAACTGGTTCATAAGAGTTTAGAAGATGGCTACTTAGTTGGGTCTCGTGGATCAGTTGGGTCAAGTTTTGTCGCAACCATGACAGGTATTACAGAAGTAAATCCACTTCCACCACATTATCTGTGTCCTGAATGTCAGTATTCAGAGTTTTTTGAAGATGGAAGTTACGGTTCAGGCTTTGACTTGCCAGAAAAAGACTGTCCTAAATGTGGGGCTAAACTGTCAAAAGACGGACATGATATTCCGTTTGAGACTTTCTTAGGATTCCACGGTGATAAAGTACCCGATATTGATTTGAACTTCTCAGGGACATACCAACCAGAAGCACATAATTATACGAAAGTGTTATTTGGGGAAGATTATGTTTTCCGTGCCGGAACAATCGGTACGGTAGCTGATAAAACGGCATATGGATTTGTTAAAGGATACGAGCGAGACAATGATTTGAGTTTCCGTGGTGCAGAGATTGACCGCCTAGCAAAAGGGTCAACAGGTGTGAAACGTACGACTGGACAGCATCCGGGAGGAATTATTGTTATTCCTGATTATATGGATGTGTATGACTTTACCCCAATCCAATACCCAGCTGATGACCAAGATTCTGAATGGCGTACGACTCACTTTGATTTCCATTCGATTCATGATAACGTGTTGAAACTTGATATACTGGGACACGATGATCCGACTGTGATTCGTATGTTACAGGATTTATCAGGGATTGATCCCAAAACCATCCCAGCTGATGATCCAGAAGTCATGAAGATTTTCTCTGGACCACAAGTTTTAGGTGTAGAGCCTGATCAAATTTATTCTAAAACGGGCACACTAGGTATTCCTGAGTTTGGGACGAAATTTGTTCGTGGTATGTTAGAACAAACAAAGCCAACCACTTTTGCCGAGTTACTACAAATATCTGGACTGTCACATGGTACAGACGTTTGGTTAGGTAATGCGGAAGAATTAATTCGTCAAGGAACCACCACACTGGCTGATGTGATTGGGTGTCGTGATGATATCATGGTGTACTTGATGCATGCTGGTTTAGAAGATGGCTTAGCGTTTAAGATTATGGAAAGCGTCCGTAAAGGAAAAGGGATACCAGATGAATGGCAAGCAGAAATGCGTGCAAACAATGTGCCAGAGTGGTACATTGAATCTTGCTTGAAAATCAAGTATATGTTCCCTAAAGCCCATGCCGCAGCATACGTGTTGATGGCACTACGTGTGGCCTATTTTAAAGTGCATCATCCCATTTTTTATTATGCAGCGTATTTCTCAGTTCGTGCTAATGACTTTGATATTGTGGCAATGTCACAAGGGAAAGACGCGGTCAAAGCACGTATGAAAGAAATCACTGATAAGGGAATGGATGCTTCAACAAAAGAGAAAAATTTATTAACAGTGTTGGAGATTGCTAACGAAATGTTAGAGCGTGGCTTTAAATTCCAAATGATTGACTTGTATAAATCAGATGCAGAAAACTTTGTAATTGATGGTGACACATTGATTGCGCCATTTCGTTCTGTTCCAAGTTTAGGATTAAACGTGGCAAAACAAATTGTGGCAGCTCGTGAAGAACAAGACTTTTTATCTAAAGAAGATTTGTCTAATCGAGGAAAAGTATCTAAAACATTGATTGAATATATGACAGACAATGGTGTGTTAAAAGACTTACCAGATGAAAATCAATTATCATTGTTTGATATGTTATAA
- a CDS encoding proline--tRNA ligase, whose amino-acid sequence MKQSKFFMPTLREVPSEAEAMSHKILLRGGYIRQVSSGYYIYLPLAYKVIQKIEKIMREEFAKIDANEMLLPAVIPADLWRESGRYETYGDSLMTFTADGDKEYLLGPTHEETFTDLISKDVNSYKKLPLYLYQIQSKYRGEKRPRFGLLRGREFIMKDAYSFHSSVESLDEGFKDFEEAYKKIFDRCGLNYRVIIGDGGAMGSNDSKEFMAIAEIGEDTIVYSNESDYAANLEMATSFYASKKSHETPLEMKKIETPGIGTIAELSEFLSIPEEKTIKSLLYMADDKPVMILLRGDHELNEVKLKNYLNAINLAPATDDDVREILGAEFGSLGPVGLPETVELLADLYVEDLSNTAVGANETGYHITNVNPGRDFEPKEYVDLRLVKEGEISPDGRGKLQFTRGIELGHIFKLGTFYSEKMKAEVLDENGKAIPVQMGSYGIGVSRLLSAITEQLSDEDGINWPAEIAPFDVHIIPINPKDEHQWNLALDIEKELENYGLDVLLDDRKERPGVKFKDADLVGAPFRITVGKKAEEEIVEVKIKKTQDELEIRRDELYATLNILNK is encoded by the coding sequence ATGAAACAATCGAAATTTTTTATGCCAACCTTGCGTGAAGTGCCAAGTGAAGCAGAAGCAATGAGTCATAAAATTTTGCTTCGTGGTGGTTATATCAGACAGGTATCAAGTGGGTATTATATTTATTTACCACTAGCTTATAAAGTGATTCAAAAAATCGAAAAAATTATGCGTGAAGAATTTGCAAAAATTGATGCAAATGAAATGTTATTGCCAGCTGTTATCCCAGCTGACTTATGGCGTGAGAGTGGTCGTTATGAAACATATGGTGATTCTTTAATGACATTCACAGCAGATGGCGACAAAGAATATCTTCTTGGACCAACTCATGAGGAAACATTTACTGATTTAATTAGTAAAGATGTTAATTCTTATAAAAAATTACCACTTTACTTGTACCAAATTCAATCAAAATATCGTGGAGAAAAACGACCTCGTTTCGGATTATTACGCGGTCGTGAATTTATCATGAAAGATGCGTACTCTTTCCACTCTTCAGTTGAAAGTTTGGATGAAGGATTTAAAGATTTCGAAGAAGCTTATAAGAAAATATTTGATCGTTGTGGTTTAAACTACCGTGTCATCATTGGTGATGGTGGTGCAATGGGAAGCAATGATTCTAAGGAATTTATGGCGATTGCTGAAATTGGAGAAGACACGATTGTGTACTCTAACGAAAGTGATTATGCAGCCAACTTAGAAATGGCAACAAGCTTCTATGCTTCTAAAAAATCACATGAAACACCACTTGAAATGAAAAAAATTGAAACACCAGGCATTGGAACAATTGCTGAGTTATCAGAATTTTTATCAATACCAGAAGAAAAAACCATTAAATCATTGCTTTATATGGCAGATGATAAACCTGTTATGATTTTATTACGTGGTGATCATGAATTAAATGAAGTGAAATTAAAAAATTATTTAAATGCGATTAACTTAGCACCTGCTACAGATGATGATGTTAGAGAAATTTTAGGTGCAGAATTTGGTTCGTTGGGACCTGTAGGCTTACCAGAGACAGTTGAGTTACTTGCTGACCTTTATGTTGAAGATTTGTCTAACACAGCTGTAGGGGCAAATGAAACAGGCTATCATATTACAAATGTAAATCCAGGACGTGACTTTGAACCAAAAGAATACGTGGATTTACGTTTAGTAAAAGAAGGCGAAATTTCTCCTGATGGACGTGGAAAATTACAATTCACGCGAGGTATTGAGTTAGGCCATATCTTTAAACTAGGTACGTTCTATTCAGAAAAAATGAAAGCCGAAGTATTAGATGAAAATGGAAAAGCAATTCCAGTTCAAATGGGTTCTTATGGTATTGGTGTGAGTCGTTTACTTTCAGCTATTACAGAACAACTATCTGATGAAGATGGTATCAACTGGCCAGCAGAAATTGCACCATTTGACGTTCATATCATTCCAATCAATCCAAAAGATGAGCATCAATGGAATCTTGCATTAGATATCGAAAAAGAACTTGAAAATTATGGTTTAGATGTATTATTAGATGATCGTAAAGAACGTCCAGGAGTGAAATTTAAAGATGCCGACTTAGTAGGTGCCCCATTTAGAATCACTGTTGGCAAAAAAGCAGAAGAAGAGATTGTTGAAGTGAAAATTAAGAAAACACAAGATGAATTAGAAATTCGTCGTGATGAATTATACGCAACATTAAATATTTTGAATAAGTAA